The following DNA comes from bacterium.
AATATTCCCTCGGTGGGCATTATGCACTGGCCCACCTGCTGAAATATGGCGCAGCCGGAGTGGCACTGCTTGCCGATCTGGGTTATTTCCAAGACCGCCTCACTGCCCACTTTCAGGCGGGTTCCTATGGGCAGACTAAGCAGGTCCAGGCCTTCAGTAGTTATGTTCTCAGCAAAGTCTCCAGGCCTGACATCCAAGCCTTTGCCTTGCATCTTCTTGATGCTCTCCATGCCCAGGAGGCTCACCTGTCTGTGCCAGGCCCCGGCATGGGCGTCCCCCTCGGCGCCCCACTCCACCAAAAGATGCAACTCCTCCACGTTTCTTTTGGGCACGCCCTTTTCGTCGCTGATGGACACCTGCAACACCCTGGCCTGCCTGCTCTTGTTCATGTTGCTTGTCATGTCTTTCGCTCTACCATGAGCTTCTTGGCGGCCACCACCACAGGATTGGGAAGGTTTCTGGATCTGGCCACCTCCTTGAGCTCCTTTTCCCTCAGGTGGCCAAGCAGCCTCAGGCTTTCTTTCACCGGAGTCCTGGGATTGTTCACAAGGGCTACTTTCACGGAATAATACTTGAGCCAATCCCTGTTCTTGAGTATGAGTCGGAGCACTTCCTCATCCACACTTCGAGAGGCTGCTATACGCTCTATCTCTTTTTCCGTGATCCTCGGGTTCTGGATAACAGATACCTGAACTGATCTCACAGGATCCCTGATGAGGATAGAGCGAACCTCCCGGTTGCCCAAAAGAGCCAGCTTCATCCTTTCAGCCACTGTCATTCGCTGAATCTGCAATAGCAGTGTAGCTCTCTCTTGGTCATTCCCGGGTTGAGCCTCTGCCAGCTGACGGATCTTGGTATCAGATGATTGCTCCTCAGGTTCCATGATCCCCACCTGTCCTGTGACCAGTCGGTTCACCCAGGAGCTTCCCGATCGAAACTGGGTTCTGTTTGATTTTCAGTTCCACTCCCAGGCCTTGACACTTGGGACACCAGTAAGTGTTTCAGGCTAAGCCTGACCCCTCAGCACACTAGGCCTCTTCCTTGGCCACCTTGGCCTGTTGGATCACTTTTTCACTCAGGTGCCCAGGCACCTCATCGTAATGGGAAAACTCCATGGTATAGGATCCCCTGCCGCTGGTGATGGAGGTAAGATCAGGTTCATAAAGCAGCAGCTCTGCGTAAGGAACCTGGGCCTTTATTACCTTAAAAGCCCCTTTGTCCTCCATTCCAAGGACCCTTCCTCTTCGTCCATTGAGGTCCCCTATGATGTCTCCCATGTACTCCTCGGGGACG
Coding sequences within:
- a CDS encoding MOSC domain-containing protein, which encodes MTSNMNKSRQARVLQVSISDEKGVPKRNVEELHLLVEWGAEGDAHAGAWHRQVSLLGMESIKKMQGKGLDVRPGDFAENITTEGLDLLSLPIGTRLKVGSEAVLEITQIGKQCHSGCAIFQQVGQCIMPTEGIFARVIRGGVVKAGDLIQVEKERPG